In Nocardia sputorum, a single genomic region encodes these proteins:
- a CDS encoding carbohydrate ABC transporter permease translates to MVRRVVRGTAIYAVLVGIAWCALLPILWAVSGSLKRDGEIADAALLPQRPQWSNYGKVFELLPMGRMLLNTTVYALCVTAGQVFFCSLAGYAFARLRFRGRDMLFLAYLATLMVPLTVTVIPQFLLMRAFGWVDTPWAMIVPGLFGSAFGTYLMRQFFRTLPEELEEAAILDGCSTWQVYWRVLLPHTRPALMVLAVLTWITVWNDFLWPLVMIQREDVATATLGLVRLQGQYHTQWPILMAAAVVILLPLLLIYAITQRAFIRGIAMSGLGGR, encoded by the coding sequence ATCGTGCGACGGGTCGTGCGCGGGACCGCGATCTACGCGGTGCTGGTCGGCATCGCGTGGTGCGCGCTGCTGCCGATCCTGTGGGCGGTGTCGGGCTCGCTGAAGCGGGACGGCGAGATCGCCGACGCGGCGTTGCTTCCCCAGCGGCCGCAGTGGTCGAACTACGGGAAGGTCTTCGAGCTGCTGCCGATGGGGCGGATGCTGCTCAACACCACGGTCTACGCGCTGTGCGTGACAGCGGGGCAGGTCTTCTTCTGCTCGCTGGCCGGATACGCGTTCGCCCGCTTGCGCTTCCGCGGGCGCGACATGCTGTTCCTCGCCTACCTCGCGACGCTCATGGTGCCGCTGACCGTCACGGTGATCCCGCAGTTCCTGCTGATGCGGGCGTTCGGCTGGGTGGACACCCCATGGGCGATGATCGTGCCCGGCCTGTTCGGCAGCGCGTTCGGCACGTATCTGATGCGGCAGTTCTTCCGCACACTGCCCGAGGAACTCGAGGAGGCGGCCATCCTCGACGGCTGCTCCACCTGGCAGGTCTATTGGCGGGTCCTGCTGCCGCACACCCGCCCGGCCTTGATGGTGCTCGCCGTGCTCACCTGGATCACCGTGTGGAACGACTTCCTCTGGCCCCTGGTCATGATCCAGCGCGAGGACGTCGCCACCGCGACCCTGGGGCTGGTCCGGCTGCAAGGCCAGTACCACACCCAGTGGCCGATCCTCATGGCCGCCGCTGTCGTCATCCTGCTTCCGCTGCTGCTCATCTACGCGATCACCCAGCGCGCGTTCATCCGCGGCATCGCGATGTCGGGGCTGGGCGGGCGCTGA
- a CDS encoding VOC family protein, with amino-acid sequence MTNPTETSTRTAVWPTLTFRDARAMATFLVEAFGFREAALYAREDDPSIVEHAELRWPLGGGVMFGSAGKDDSPFSSRPTGTDSVYLVCEEPDALFARATAAGAEVVRGLRDEDYGSRGFTVRDPEGNLWSFGTYWGA; translated from the coding sequence ATGACGAATCCCACAGAAACCAGCACCCGCACCGCCGTCTGGCCCACGCTGACCTTCCGCGATGCCCGCGCCATGGCCACCTTCCTGGTCGAGGCGTTCGGCTTCCGGGAGGCCGCGCTCTACGCCCGCGAGGACGATCCGTCGATCGTCGAGCACGCGGAACTGCGCTGGCCGCTGGGCGGCGGCGTCATGTTCGGCTCGGCCGGTAAGGACGACAGCCCGTTCAGCAGCCGCCCGACCGGCACCGACTCGGTCTACCTGGTCTGCGAAGAGCCCGACGCCTTGTTCGCCCGCGCGACCGCCGCGGGCGCCGAAGTGGTCCGCGGCCTGCGCGACGAGGACTACGGATCGCGCGGCTTCACGGTGCGCGACCCAGAGGGCAATCTTTGGAGTTTCGGGACTTACTGGGGCGCTTGA
- a CDS encoding helix-turn-helix domain-containing protein has protein sequence MEPTTEVVTARPAPVLAAFIDRYVGYRMSGFAAAIHRGLPSRHMTFIVAIGPTIDVIEQTDPRQSPQNYRCVLSGLQASTALIAHDGHQEGVAVALTPLGCRTLFGLPAAALWDTSVEFADVVGPVGLELWERLQYAPTWPDRFTACDQVLSALADPDRSVGPELTWAWRSVVGSGGGIAIGPLAEQIGWTRQHLTRRFNREFGLSPKLAARITRFERARRMLAHTPSYVTIAQVAATCGYYDQAHLDRDFADLAGTSPTSWLAEEVPSVQAPDVSAD, from the coding sequence ATGGAGCCGACCACCGAGGTGGTGACTGCGCGTCCGGCGCCCGTGCTCGCCGCGTTCATCGACCGCTACGTGGGATATCGCATGTCCGGGTTCGCGGCCGCGATCCATCGCGGGTTGCCGTCGCGGCATATGACGTTCATCGTCGCCATCGGTCCGACGATCGACGTCATCGAGCAAACCGATCCGCGCCAGTCGCCGCAGAACTACCGGTGCGTGCTGAGCGGCTTACAGGCGAGCACGGCGCTGATCGCGCACGACGGTCACCAGGAGGGCGTGGCCGTCGCGCTGACGCCGCTCGGTTGTCGCACTTTGTTCGGCTTGCCTGCGGCGGCGCTGTGGGATACGTCCGTCGAGTTCGCCGATGTCGTCGGGCCCGTCGGCCTCGAGTTATGGGAACGGTTGCAGTACGCGCCGACCTGGCCGGACCGTTTCACCGCCTGTGACCAGGTGCTTTCGGCGCTCGCCGATCCGGATCGCTCGGTCGGGCCGGAACTCACCTGGGCCTGGCGCAGTGTGGTCGGTTCCGGGGGCGGCATCGCGATCGGCCCACTGGCCGAGCAGATCGGGTGGACCAGGCAACATCTGACGCGCCGGTTCAACAGGGAGTTCGGTCTCAGCCCGAAACTCGCCGCCCGGATCACCCGTTTCGAACGGGCCCGTCGCATGCTCGCGCACACGCCCTCCTACGTCACCATCGCCCAGGTGGCCGCCACCTGCGGGTACTACGACCAGGCTCATCTGGATCGTGACTTCGCCGATCTCGCCGGAACGAGCCCGACCTCGTGGCTGGCCGAGGAGGTTCCATCCGTCCAAGCCCCCGACGTGTCCGCCGATTGA
- a CDS encoding quinone oxidoreductase family protein, with product MRRVQYERSGGPEVLELVSVEVPTPGPGELLVRVEAVGVTLPVVRKVREQREPIALGGEVAGEVVAVGEGVEHYAPGYRVTGLVFGHGYADYALLSAAMASPIPDGASAVDAVALVRSGLVALGALDAAAPREGEAALITAAASGVGHLAVQLARVRGAARVVGAVSDLAKAEFVQELGADDVVEYGQESWGAPVDYVLDAVGGDLLTPALAALAPGGRLVAYSSGGGTIQAYDLLVGAKSVIGFQMARIARNQPDVYEHWRQELWQYFASGQLRPAVHAQYPLEEAATAHAAIEAHANLGKVVLIP from the coding sequence ATGCGGCGGGTGCAGTACGAGCGCAGCGGTGGTCCCGAGGTGCTCGAGCTCGTCTCGGTCGAGGTTCCGACGCCAGGGCCGGGGGAGCTGCTGGTCCGTGTGGAGGCGGTCGGGGTGACCCTGCCGGTGGTGCGGAAGGTGCGTGAGCAGCGCGAACCGATCGCCCTGGGTGGCGAAGTCGCGGGCGAGGTAGTGGCGGTGGGAGAGGGCGTCGAGCATTACGCGCCCGGGTACCGGGTGACCGGCCTCGTGTTCGGACACGGCTATGCCGACTACGCGCTGCTGTCGGCGGCCATGGCCTCGCCCATCCCCGACGGAGCGTCGGCCGTCGACGCGGTCGCGCTTGTGCGCAGCGGCCTGGTGGCGCTCGGCGCGCTCGATGCCGCGGCTCCGCGGGAAGGCGAGGCCGCCTTGATCACCGCCGCCGCGAGCGGCGTCGGTCATCTCGCGGTCCAGCTCGCACGGGTGCGCGGCGCGGCACGAGTGGTCGGCGCGGTGTCGGATCTCGCCAAAGCGGAGTTCGTCCAGGAGCTCGGCGCGGACGACGTGGTCGAGTACGGCCAGGAGTCCTGGGGCGCTCCGGTCGACTACGTGCTCGACGCGGTCGGCGGCGACCTCCTCACGCCCGCGCTCGCGGCGCTGGCCCCCGGCGGACGCTTGGTCGCCTACAGCTCGGGCGGCGGCACCATCCAGGCATACGACCTGCTGGTCGGCGCGAAATCCGTCATCGGCTTCCAAATGGCCCGCATCGCGCGAAACCAGCCCGACGTGTACGAACACTGGCGCCAAGAGCTCTGGCAGTACTTCGCCTCCGGTCAACTACGCCCCGCCGTACACGCCCAATACCCCCTCGAGGAAGCGGCCACCGCCCACGCCGCCATCGAAGCCCATGCCAACCTCGGCAAAGTCGTCCTCATCCCCTGA
- the ychF gene encoding redox-regulated ATPase YchF — MSLTLGIVGLPNVGKSTLFNALTKNDVLAANYPFATIEPNVGVVPLPDPRLNKLAEIFSSERIVPATVSFVDIAGIVKGASEGAGLGNKFLANIREADAICQVVRVFADDDVVHVDGRVDPGADIEVIETELILADLQTLEKAVVRLEKEAKVKKDRKPVADAAKTAQEILNSGTTLFAAADKVDTELLKELSLLTTKPFLYVFNADESVLTDEAKVAELKASVAPADSVFLDAKVEAELLELDEESATELLESIGQTEPGLHALARAGFHTLGLQTYLTAGPKEARAWTIHQGDTAPKAAGVIHTDFERGFIKAEVVAFDDLVEAGSMAAAKAAGKVRMEGKDYVMSDGDVVEFRSGLASGKK; from the coding sequence GTGAGTCTCACCCTCGGAATTGTTGGCCTGCCGAACGTCGGGAAGTCGACGCTGTTCAACGCGTTGACCAAGAACGACGTGCTCGCCGCGAACTACCCGTTCGCGACGATCGAGCCGAACGTCGGCGTGGTTCCGCTGCCCGACCCGCGGCTGAACAAGCTGGCCGAGATCTTCTCCTCCGAGCGGATCGTGCCCGCCACCGTCTCGTTCGTCGACATCGCGGGCATCGTCAAAGGCGCCTCCGAGGGCGCGGGTCTGGGCAACAAGTTCCTCGCCAACATCCGCGAGGCCGACGCCATCTGCCAGGTGGTGCGAGTGTTCGCCGACGACGACGTGGTGCACGTCGACGGCCGCGTCGACCCCGGCGCCGACATCGAGGTGATCGAGACCGAACTCATCCTCGCCGACCTGCAGACCCTGGAGAAGGCGGTCGTGCGGTTGGAGAAGGAAGCCAAGGTCAAGAAGGACCGCAAGCCGGTCGCCGACGCGGCCAAGACCGCGCAGGAGATCCTCAACAGCGGCACCACCCTGTTCGCCGCGGCCGACAAGGTGGACACCGAGCTGCTGAAAGAACTCTCGCTGCTCACCACCAAGCCCTTCCTCTACGTCTTCAACGCCGACGAGTCGGTGCTCACCGACGAGGCGAAGGTCGCCGAGCTGAAAGCGTCCGTCGCTCCGGCCGATTCGGTCTTCCTCGACGCCAAGGTGGAAGCCGAACTCCTCGAACTCGACGAGGAATCCGCGACCGAACTCCTCGAATCCATCGGCCAGACCGAACCCGGCCTGCACGCGCTGGCCCGAGCCGGCTTCCACACTCTCGGCCTGCAGACCTACCTCACCGCGGGCCCGAAAGAGGCCCGCGCCTGGACCATCCACCAGGGCGACACCGCCCCCAAGGCCGCCGGCGTCATCCACACCGACTTCGAACGCGGCTTCATCAAGGCCGAAGTCGTCGCCTTCGACGACCTGGTCGAAGCGGGCTCCATGGCGGCCGCCAAGGCCGCGGGCAAGGTCCGCATGGAAGGCAAGGACTACGTCATGTCCGACGGCGACGTGGTCGAGTTCCGTAGCGGATTAGCGTCTGGGAAGAAGTAG
- a CDS encoding HD domain-containing protein — protein sequence MTDVGTAEWAEKLARKHLASLTLRLAHVEGVVRQAERASRVVDDPILLVAAAWLHDIGYAPNIRRTGFHPVDGAEFLHQIGVDDRLCGLVANHSCACVEARRRGVRIVWPDEQSALRDALWWADMTTTPMGDVTGVRERIAEVQERYGPEHVVTQSVAEAAPVLFGAVNRTEGRLEHSSPLR from the coding sequence ATGACTGACGTGGGGACAGCCGAATGGGCTGAGAAGTTAGCGCGGAAGCACCTAGCGTCCCTAACGCTGAGGCTCGCCCATGTCGAGGGTGTGGTTCGGCAGGCTGAACGTGCCTCACGGGTGGTCGACGATCCAATATTGCTGGTCGCCGCTGCATGGCTCCACGATATCGGCTACGCGCCAAATATCAGGCGTACGGGTTTCCATCCCGTCGACGGTGCTGAGTTCCTGCATCAGATCGGTGTCGATGACCGGCTCTGCGGCTTGGTTGCGAATCATTCCTGCGCATGTGTGGAGGCTCGGCGTCGCGGGGTTCGTATCGTGTGGCCCGACGAGCAGTCCGCGTTGCGGGATGCGCTGTGGTGGGCGGATATGACTACCACACCAATGGGAGATGTGACCGGAGTTCGTGAACGGATTGCCGAGGTGCAGGAGCGGTATGGTCCCGAGCACGTTGTGACGCAGTCGGTCGCAGAGGCCGCGCCGGTTCTGTTTGGGGCGGTCAATCGGACAGAAGGCCGACTGGAGCACTCATCGCCGCTCAGGTGA
- a CDS encoding NUDIX hydrolase: MSRTDYFHDPTAPPANSIKVAVSALVQDDEGRILLIRRTDNGKYSIPGGGLEAGETVAQAVVREVREETGIDVMVTELIGIFSDPDHVIAYDDGEVRQEFSICFRAHPISGTPRTSEESAAVEWVTPAELHDRDIHPSIWLRICKGLEETAVPYFT, encoded by the coding sequence ATGAGCCGGACCGATTACTTCCACGATCCGACCGCGCCGCCCGCGAACAGCATCAAAGTGGCGGTGAGCGCGCTCGTCCAGGACGACGAAGGCCGGATACTGCTCATTCGTCGCACCGACAATGGCAAGTATTCGATCCCTGGCGGTGGCCTCGAGGCAGGTGAAACTGTGGCACAAGCAGTCGTGCGGGAGGTGCGCGAGGAGACAGGTATCGACGTCATGGTCACTGAGCTAATCGGCATCTTCTCAGACCCTGATCACGTCATCGCCTACGACGACGGTGAGGTCCGCCAAGAGTTCTCCATTTGTTTTCGCGCCCATCCGATCAGCGGCACACCACGGACGAGCGAGGAGTCAGCAGCGGTCGAGTGGGTAACTCCGGCAGAGCTGCACGACCGGGATATCCATCCGTCCATCTGGCTCAGGATATGCAAAGGCCTGGAGGAGACGGCAGTTCCGTACTTCACCTGA
- a CDS encoding XRE family transcriptional regulator, protein MPNDRLREALLRNGLDLAEVAVATGVDEKTVERWITKGRTPYPRHRHKVASMVRETENYLWPDALPAERRTEMAHSEVIKLYPHRNSIPLDLWTRLLSQAKERVDVLVLAGLFLAEEPSFARTIRQKTREGLKVRLLFGDPDEDEATKRSTEERLAAGTVPARIRNALALIEPLSAIDGVEIRYHRTTLYNSIFRFDNEMIVNMHVYGQPGAYAPAMHLKLLPAADLFETYTTSFEQVWTQSYEADFGSHA, encoded by the coding sequence ATGCCGAACGACCGGCTCCGAGAAGCGCTGCTCCGCAACGGTTTGGATCTCGCAGAGGTCGCGGTAGCGACCGGCGTCGATGAGAAGACCGTCGAGCGATGGATCACGAAGGGCCGCACACCTTATCCCCGCCACCGCCATAAGGTCGCGTCGATGGTGCGCGAGACGGAGAACTATCTCTGGCCGGACGCGCTGCCCGCGGAGCGCCGGACCGAGATGGCGCACTCAGAAGTGATCAAGCTGTATCCGCACCGAAACTCGATCCCCCTCGACTTGTGGACGCGCCTGCTCTCACAAGCGAAAGAACGAGTCGACGTTCTCGTCCTGGCGGGCCTGTTCCTCGCGGAAGAACCATCCTTCGCAAGGACAATCCGGCAGAAGACCCGCGAGGGCCTGAAAGTGCGCCTGCTGTTCGGCGATCCCGACGAGGACGAAGCGACCAAGCGAAGCACCGAAGAACGGCTTGCCGCCGGGACCGTGCCAGCGAGGATCCGCAACGCCTTGGCCCTCATCGAACCACTGTCGGCGATCGATGGTGTCGAAATCCGCTACCACCGGACCACGCTCTACAACTCGATTTTCAGGTTTGACAACGAGATGATCGTCAACATGCACGTGTACGGGCAGCCGGGCGCGTACGCCCCGGCAATGCACCTGAAGCTGCTGCCAGCCGCCGACCTTTTCGAGACGTACACAACTAGTTTCGAACAGGTCTGGACGCAGAGTTACGAAGCCGACTTTGGGAGCCACGCATGA
- a CDS encoding glycoside hydrolase family 76 protein, translating to MDRRNKGISRRVLLTAGASIAVTAMAPPTQAVPITRKISAGPEEPGKRADLAEQAIVRRHLRTLWGQPHMRLGTLVWPASVLDQSFLRWCYWWQAHLLDCAVDAAYRARTPARIDRVVALARGIRTRNLTGWTNRYYDDMSWLALALERADRLLGVRFGDAVGELRAGLIDGWNPVVGAVPWRSGDEYYNTPAIGPTGIALARLGELSRARRLADFLYTRLRDAGSGLILDGLHEPGGRVDRTVHTYCQGVAIGLETELAVRTNESTHHRRVAALVAAAGDGLTNAGVIAAASGDDSGLFMGILARYLAEAALALGDTTAADIVHASARAAWKHRAEVDGLPLFGIDWSRPVAVPEHPGTFPQLTPSSAVSPANSSRDLSVQLSGWMLLEADHQLGAAGH from the coding sequence ATGGATCGCCGGAACAAGGGGATCAGCCGGCGTGTGCTGTTGACGGCCGGAGCCTCGATCGCAGTCACCGCGATGGCGCCGCCGACGCAGGCGGTGCCGATCACACGGAAGATCTCCGCCGGGCCCGAGGAGCCCGGGAAGCGGGCGGACCTGGCCGAACAGGCGATCGTGCGGCGGCATCTGCGCACGCTGTGGGGTCAGCCGCACATGCGGCTGGGCACGCTCGTCTGGCCTGCGTCGGTGCTGGATCAGTCGTTCCTGCGATGGTGTTACTGGTGGCAAGCCCACCTGCTGGACTGTGCGGTGGACGCCGCGTACCGCGCCCGCACCCCCGCACGCATAGATCGGGTCGTCGCCCTCGCGCGCGGTATCCGGACACGCAACCTCACCGGCTGGACCAACCGGTACTACGACGATATGTCGTGGCTGGCGCTGGCGCTCGAACGCGCCGACCGGCTGCTCGGTGTCCGGTTCGGCGACGCTGTCGGCGAGCTGCGAGCCGGCTTGATCGATGGCTGGAACCCGGTCGTCGGCGCGGTGCCGTGGCGGTCCGGCGACGAGTACTACAACACCCCCGCGATCGGTCCGACGGGTATCGCTCTGGCGCGGTTGGGCGAGCTGTCCCGCGCCCGGCGACTTGCCGATTTCCTGTACACCCGATTGCGTGACGCCGGCAGCGGCCTGATCCTCGACGGTCTGCACGAACCCGGCGGACGGGTGGACCGGACCGTCCACACCTACTGCCAGGGCGTGGCCATCGGGCTGGAAACCGAGCTGGCGGTGCGCACGAATGAATCGACCCATCACCGGCGCGTGGCCGCCCTCGTCGCCGCGGCGGGGGACGGGCTCACGAACGCAGGGGTGATCGCCGCGGCCTCCGGGGACGACTCCGGGCTGTTCATGGGCATCCTCGCCCGATATCTCGCGGAGGCCGCGCTGGCTTTGGGTGACACCACCGCCGCGGATATCGTGCACGCTTCCGCGCGGGCGGCCTGGAAGCACCGCGCCGAAGTGGACGGGTTACCGCTGTTCGGGATCGACTGGTCCCGCCCGGTCGCGGTGCCGGAGCATCCGGGGACCTTCCCGCAGCTCACGCCCTCCTCCGCCGTTTCACCGGCGAACTCGAGCCGCGATCTCTCGGTACAGCTGAGCGGGTGGATGTTGCTCGAAGCGGATCACCAGCTCGGCGCCGCCGGACACTGA
- a CDS encoding erythromycin esterase family protein, giving the protein MSTAASPRAIGRQLDDPASLGRALDELLATRTEPPALLALGEPTHGIEAFPLLRNEILRHLVERGYRSIALETDVFAASIVDDYVAGAPAQIDTVLATGFSHGFGAVPGNRELVEWLRAHNAGRAPRDRVRFYGFDAPVEYSGAPSPRYALSSAIDYLPEPLRPASARDLDALLGEDADWTNQAAMFDPAASVGDSDRARALRIVADDVASALRRAAPRLRLADPTGYDQAAAHARTAMGLLRYHAAMASQAPDRIATLLSLRAEMMADNLLAIVAQERRRGPTLVFAHNTHLQRARSDMSVGEDEVNWCGAGALVGLTLGDRYMFLATDASPDSDPDTLQRVLAEATTRRALFPAPALRAALPPSIGTSTPIVRGHIPLEPADLEGADAVIFIADTDGKQHQYW; this is encoded by the coding sequence ATGTCCACTGCCGCATCACCGCGTGCCATCGGCCGCCAACTCGACGACCCGGCGAGCCTCGGCCGTGCCCTCGATGAACTGCTCGCCACACGGACGGAGCCGCCTGCGCTGCTCGCCCTCGGTGAGCCGACCCACGGGATCGAGGCTTTCCCGTTGCTGCGCAACGAAATCCTCCGTCATCTCGTCGAACGGGGGTACCGTTCGATCGCGCTGGAGACGGACGTATTCGCCGCGTCGATTGTCGACGACTACGTGGCGGGGGCACCGGCGCAGATCGACACGGTGCTCGCGACCGGATTCAGCCACGGGTTCGGCGCCGTGCCGGGCAACCGCGAACTCGTCGAATGGCTCCGCGCGCACAATGCCGGCCGCGCGCCGCGGGATCGGGTTCGCTTCTACGGCTTCGACGCGCCGGTGGAGTACTCCGGTGCGCCGAGTCCGCGATACGCGCTGTCCTCGGCCATCGACTACCTCCCCGAGCCGCTGCGGCCCGCCTCGGCCCGCGACCTCGACGCGCTGCTCGGCGAGGACGCGGACTGGACGAACCAGGCGGCCATGTTCGACCCGGCAGCGTCCGTCGGCGACTCCGACCGCGCTCGCGCCCTGCGCATCGTCGCCGACGACGTCGCCAGTGCGCTGCGCCGCGCGGCGCCGCGCCTGCGTCTGGCGGACCCGACCGGCTACGACCAGGCCGCCGCTCACGCGCGCACCGCCATGGGGCTGCTGCGCTATCACGCGGCGATGGCGAGTCAAGCACCCGACCGCATCGCGACCTTGCTCAGCCTGCGCGCCGAGATGATGGCCGACAACCTGCTCGCGATCGTCGCCCAGGAGCGGCGACGCGGGCCCACCCTGGTGTTCGCGCACAACACGCATCTGCAACGTGCGCGGTCCGACATGTCGGTCGGCGAGGACGAGGTGAACTGGTGCGGCGCAGGCGCACTCGTCGGGCTTACCCTCGGCGACCGCTACATGTTCCTGGCGACTGACGCCAGCCCCGACAGCGATCCGGACACTCTCCAGCGCGTCTTGGCCGAGGCGACCACCCGCCGCGCCCTGTTCCCGGCACCGGCCCTGCGCGCCGCGCTTCCTCCGTCGATCGGCACCAGCACACCGATCGTGCGCGGTCACATCCCGCTCGAGCCGGCAGACCTGGAGGGCGCCGACGCGGTCATCTTCATCGCCGACACCGACGGAAAACAGCATCAGTACTGGTAA
- a CDS encoding MerR family transcriptional regulator, which yields MRPIDLAREHGLSAQAIRNYDDAGILPPTERSETGYRRYTPLHAQALRAFLALRGGHGHQRAMEIMRAANRGDLESAYRLIDAAHVELLAERDTRTEVATALAGLSTAMPAPVHGGPLTVGELARRLGVHPATLRTWETQGILRPERERATGYRRYGPDCVRDAEIARQLRRGGYLLSQVAQFIASLREAGGAEALSAFLDVWQDRLTARSRNLLAGAAQLDTYLTMLDQRK from the coding sequence CTGCGGCCCATCGACCTCGCCCGGGAACACGGATTGTCCGCACAGGCGATCCGCAACTATGACGACGCAGGAATCCTCCCGCCGACCGAGCGCAGCGAGACCGGTTACCGGCGCTATACGCCCCTGCACGCACAGGCCCTACGCGCCTTTCTCGCGTTGCGCGGTGGCCACGGGCACCAGCGGGCGATGGAAATCATGCGCGCGGCCAACCGGGGCGACCTCGAGTCCGCCTACCGGCTCATCGACGCCGCGCACGTGGAGCTGCTCGCCGAGCGCGACACCCGCACCGAGGTCGCAACCGCCTTGGCCGGCCTGTCCACCGCGATGCCGGCCCCTGTTCACGGTGGACCGCTGACCGTAGGGGAACTCGCGCGCCGACTCGGCGTGCATCCAGCGACATTGCGCACCTGGGAGACTCAGGGCATTCTGCGCCCCGAGCGCGAACGGGCAACGGGTTACCGCCGATACGGGCCGGATTGCGTACGCGACGCGGAGATCGCACGACAGTTGCGCCGGGGTGGCTACCTGCTGTCCCAGGTCGCGCAGTTCATCGCGTCGCTGCGCGAGGCGGGCGGGGCGGAGGCGTTGAGCGCCTTCCTCGACGTCTGGCAGGACCGGCTGACCGCCCGCAGCCGCAACCTGCTCGCCGGAGCGGCCCAGCTCGATACCTACCTCACCATGCTCGATCAGCGGAAGTAA
- a CDS encoding transglycosylase SLT domain-containing protein translates to MSPERWVVKLDPPAGVRPGFPEFLAAVQEGIQTSADLLATGTPSQAPDLLKLLRDEKLITGDEDKSAMAEGYSGRVREFDNLKAEIHKQDASVDFSAYGTYDISSGAFAAVKQHVEDLQEALRNVPKPSPGKEFIDLDLQTRLENTVLRTVDKVNDEIEKANDKVQTHANTINGSAPTYTPTSAGSSPMPSNYVPSNYMQRSYSPGPGFVPAATTADYARYQGNVSVDAAIEGALDALGITDPVAREYWKRGYQVLIERESNGNPNAVNNWDSNAAAGRASRGLTQTIPGTFQAYHVAGTSSNIHDPVANVAASMNYVMERYGVSRDGHDLQAKVQQADPNRSPKGY, encoded by the coding sequence ATGAGTCCCGAGCGCTGGGTGGTGAAGCTCGACCCGCCCGCCGGCGTGCGTCCCGGCTTTCCGGAGTTCCTCGCGGCTGTGCAGGAGGGTATTCAGACCTCCGCGGATCTGTTGGCGACAGGTACGCCGTCGCAGGCTCCGGATCTGCTGAAGCTGCTGCGCGACGAGAAGTTGATCACCGGCGACGAGGACAAGTCCGCCATGGCCGAGGGCTACTCCGGCCGGGTGCGCGAGTTCGACAACCTCAAGGCCGAGATTCACAAGCAGGACGCCAGCGTCGACTTTTCCGCCTACGGCACCTACGACATCTCCAGCGGCGCTTTCGCGGCTGTCAAACAGCATGTCGAAGATCTACAGGAAGCCCTGCGCAACGTTCCGAAGCCGAGTCCGGGTAAAGAATTCATCGACCTGGATCTCCAGACGAGGCTGGAGAACACCGTGCTGAGGACGGTGGACAAGGTGAACGACGAGATCGAGAAAGCGAACGACAAGGTTCAGACTCACGCGAACACCATCAACGGCTCCGCTCCGACGTACACCCCGACGTCCGCGGGTAGCAGCCCTATGCCGAGCAACTACGTGCCGAGCAACTACATGCAGCGCAGCTATTCACCCGGCCCGGGGTTCGTCCCCGCCGCGACGACCGCCGATTACGCCCGCTACCAGGGCAACGTCTCGGTCGACGCCGCCATCGAGGGCGCGCTGGACGCGCTCGGCATCACCGATCCGGTGGCCCGCGAGTACTGGAAGCGCGGCTACCAGGTCCTGATCGAACGGGAATCCAACGGAAACCCCAACGCCGTCAACAACTGGGACAGCAACGCCGCCGCCGGGCGGGCGTCCAGGGGACTTACCCAGACCATTCCCGGCACCTTCCAGGCCTATCACGTGGCGGGAACATCCAGCAACATCCACGATCCGGTGGCCAACGTCGCCGCCAGTATGAACTATGTCATGGAACGGTACGGCGTCTCCCGCGACGGCCACGACCTGCAAGCGAAGGTTCAGCAGGCGGATCCCAACCGTTCGCCGAAAGGCTACTGA